A stretch of the Coleofasciculus sp. FACHB-1120 genome encodes the following:
- a CDS encoding amino acid ABC transporter ATP-binding protein translates to MYSNEDYNAAVKVENLHKSFGNLKVLQGISTEIGHGEVVAVIGPSGSGKSTFLRCMNLLEVPTSGKIYIQGADITSRKTDIMKVRQNVGMVFQHFHLFPHKTVLSNVTYAPKKVKGISSEEARREGMELLNKVGLSEKADVYPSKLSGGQKQRVAIARSLAMKPDIMLFDEPTSALDPEMVKEVLEVMKDLTKTGITMAIVTHEMGFAREVADRILFLDGGKLAEDSPPSKFFTNPDCDRAKQFLDKIL, encoded by the coding sequence ATGTACTCGAACGAAGATTACAACGCAGCAGTTAAGGTAGAAAATTTGCATAAATCTTTTGGTAACCTCAAGGTTTTGCAAGGAATTTCGACTGAGATTGGACATGGGGAAGTTGTAGCGGTAATTGGCCCTTCGGGTTCTGGAAAGTCCACTTTCTTGAGGTGCATGAATTTACTGGAAGTGCCCACTTCGGGTAAGATTTATATTCAGGGGGCAGACATCACCTCGCGGAAAACCGACATTATGAAGGTTCGCCAGAATGTTGGAATGGTGTTTCAACATTTCCATCTATTTCCTCATAAAACTGTCCTTTCTAATGTGACGTATGCGCCTAAAAAGGTGAAGGGCATTTCTTCAGAGGAGGCGCGGCGAGAAGGAATGGAACTGCTGAATAAAGTAGGTTTATCAGAAAAGGCTGATGTTTATCCTTCTAAGCTGTCAGGGGGACAAAAGCAACGGGTAGCGATCGCGCGTTCCTTGGCAATGAAGCCAGATATCATGTTGTTTGACGAACCGACCTCCGCACTTGACCCGGAAATGGTGAAAGAGGTGCTGGAGGTGATGAAAGACCTCACAAAAACTGGTATCACAATGGCAATTGTCACCCATGAAATGGGGTTCGCGCGAGAAGTCGCCGACCGCATTTTGTTTCTTGATGGCGGAAAACTGGCTGAAGATTCACCGCCTAGTAAGTTCTTTACAAATCCAGACTGCGATCGCGCTAAGCAATTCTTGGATAAAATCTTGTAA
- a CDS encoding iron uptake porin has translation MKLFQTPLKFCLAVLVNALAIASIAQAAEFPTVLEETVDPFPQDTDALVGTDAVSQGTEETDAMDQVSNVSQLRDVEPTDWAYEALRSLVERYGCIAGYPNGTFRGNRALSRYEFAAGLNTCLQQIEKLIAASSADFVTKDDLGTLQRLIDEFGTELTALRGRVDTLEARTTQLEAHQFSTTTKLGGEVITYAGDAFGENASDVNNATLGHRTRIDFNTSFTGKDRLRTRFQITNLRQFDTGATFGGGPDPGLTGETRFTPSSVSQNNEARISQLEYRFPVGDKLTIYIEAGSIDPSYTTDTVSPFIDTSTGAISNFGQVNPVYFPLGNRAGIATNYALSEALSLDFGYFGEDAPNGPSNPGRDSGIFNGGYSAFAQLVYSGDRLKLGLLYLNSFSQAFGVDTLAGSNAAKVIDLTDPDGNPVVGNGYGAQVNYRFSPRFELGGWVGYTAARALGNIKGDADVWNYAVTLAFPDLGKKGNLGGIVLGMQPKLTGTSNRALAEAIGLPPGQRSDRDTGYHIEAFYRYQLTENISITPGFFWLTAPNHDERNPDAVIGVVRTSFVF, from the coding sequence TTGAAGCTGTTTCAGACCCCTCTAAAATTTTGCCTCGCAGTGCTGGTTAACGCTTTAGCGATCGCTAGCATTGCCCAAGCAGCAGAATTTCCAACTGTCTTAGAGGAAACCGTTGATCCCTTCCCCCAGGATACTGATGCTCTAGTTGGGACAGATGCCGTTTCTCAGGGAACTGAAGAGACTGATGCGATGGATCAAGTCAGCAATGTGTCGCAGTTGCGAGATGTAGAACCGACGGATTGGGCGTATGAAGCACTGCGATCGCTTGTTGAACGTTATGGCTGTATTGCAGGATATCCGAATGGCACCTTTCGTGGCAATCGGGCGCTGAGTCGTTATGAATTTGCGGCTGGGTTAAATACCTGCTTGCAGCAAATTGAGAAATTGATTGCTGCTAGTTCAGCAGATTTTGTCACCAAAGACGATTTAGGAACCTTACAACGGCTGATTGATGAATTTGGAACGGAATTGACGGCGCTGCGGGGTCGAGTGGATACTTTGGAAGCTCGGACAACCCAACTGGAAGCTCACCAATTTTCTACAACCACTAAATTAGGCGGTGAGGTGATCACCTATGCAGGTGATGCTTTTGGTGAGAATGCTAGCGATGTAAATAACGCTACTCTCGGTCATCGGACTCGCATTGATTTTAATACTAGCTTCACTGGAAAAGACCGTTTAAGAACTCGTTTTCAAATCACTAACTTAAGACAGTTTGACACTGGGGCAACATTTGGTGGAGGACCAGATCCAGGCTTAACAGGTGAAACTCGGTTTACTCCCAGTAGCGTATCTCAAAATAATGAAGCCAGAATTAGCCAGTTAGAGTATCGCTTTCCAGTTGGAGACAAACTCACAATTTATATTGAAGCAGGTTCCATCGATCCATCCTACACAACGGATACAGTTAGTCCTTTTATCGATACCTCTACGGGGGCAATATCTAATTTTGGTCAAGTCAATCCTGTATATTTTCCGCTAGGAAATCGAGCGGGGATTGCGACAAATTATGCCCTTAGCGAAGCCCTCAGTTTAGATTTTGGTTACTTTGGTGAAGACGCCCCTAACGGCCCTAGTAACCCAGGCAGAGATTCAGGTATATTTAATGGTGGTTACAGTGCTTTTGCCCAGTTGGTTTATAGTGGCGATCGCTTGAAACTTGGCTTGCTTTATCTGAACTCTTTTTCTCAAGCTTTTGGCGTCGATACTCTCGCAGGTAGCAACGCCGCCAAAGTCATCGATCTCACCGATCCTGATGGAAATCCTGTGGTAGGTAACGGTTACGGTGCACAAGTTAATTACCGATTTAGTCCCCGCTTTGAACTCGGTGGCTGGGTGGGTTACACTGCCGCCCGCGCTCTTGGTAATATCAAGGGGGATGCCGATGTCTGGAACTATGCGGTGACACTGGCTTTCCCTGATTTGGGCAAAAAGGGAAATTTAGGTGGCATTGTGTTAGGGATGCAACCGAAGTTAACAGGGACTAGCAATCGTGCTTTAGCAGAGGCGATTGGTTTGCCTCCCGGACAAAGAAGCGATCGCGATACTGGATATCACATCGAAGCTTTCTACAGATATCAATTAACCGAAAATATTTCGATTACTCCTGGTTTCTTTTGGCTAACAGCACCCAACCATGATGAGCGGAATCCTGATGCTGTGATTGGTGTGGTGAGAACAAGTTTCGTTTTTTAG
- a CDS encoding ABC transporter substrate-binding protein/permease has protein sequence MPKGKWLFAILFSIALSISLLFGGWRSDRVLAQSPPYQGKKFVMVTSADYPPYEFRDTASGSADIVGFDVDIANYIAKELGFQLEIKDTDFSGIIPAVQSGRADFAMAGMTPTAERRKNVDFSDIYYEAKNTIVARKGSNLTTPESLAGKKVGVQLGSTQEKAAKEIKGTNLVALNKTGEIIQEVKSNRIDAAIIEDTIAKGFIANNPDLEFNTVPNTGEAGSAIAFAKGSPLVNDFNRVLAEMKQNGQIESLVTKWFENNGKAETSANGKAETPASSSSLSFAKITPRIPFILKGILVTLQFTAISAILGFIWGTILSLFKISTFKPLVWFATAYTSIFRGTPLLLQIALVYYATPQLIGYNIPALLAGVITFTLNSGAYISETIRGGILAVDKGQQEAALSLGVPYRPMMLDIILPQAIKNILPALVNESIALLKDSALVSTIGVTDLLRRAQIVGAEQYIYFEPLLFAGAIYYLMVMSLTWGGYVLERRLQRSS, from the coding sequence ATGCCAAAAGGGAAATGGCTCTTCGCCATCCTCTTTTCTATTGCGTTGTCGATAAGTTTGCTTTTTGGAGGTTGGAGAAGCGATCGCGTCTTAGCCCAATCGCCCCCATATCAAGGTAAAAAATTTGTGATGGTCACGTCAGCAGACTATCCACCTTATGAATTTCGAGATACGGCTAGCGGTAGCGCTGATATTGTAGGTTTTGACGTAGACATTGCCAACTATATTGCCAAAGAGCTAGGGTTTCAACTTGAGATTAAAGATACAGATTTTAGTGGCATAATTCCGGCTGTGCAATCCGGTCGGGCTGACTTTGCGATGGCTGGGATGACACCGACAGCAGAACGGAGAAAAAATGTTGATTTTTCCGATATTTACTATGAAGCTAAAAACACAATTGTTGCTAGAAAGGGTAGTAACCTAACCACCCCTGAAAGTTTAGCGGGAAAAAAAGTCGGCGTTCAGTTGGGTTCAACTCAAGAAAAAGCTGCTAAAGAAATAAAGGGCACAAATCTGGTAGCCCTTAATAAGACTGGTGAGATTATCCAAGAAGTTAAATCAAATCGTATCGACGCTGCAATCATCGAAGATACTATCGCCAAAGGTTTTATTGCCAATAACCCAGATTTGGAATTTAATACGGTTCCCAATACCGGGGAAGCAGGGAGTGCGATCGCTTTCGCCAAAGGTTCGCCTCTTGTCAATGACTTCAACCGCGTTCTGGCAGAAATGAAACAGAACGGGCAAATAGAAAGTTTAGTGACAAAGTGGTTTGAAAATAACGGAAAAGCTGAAACTTCCGCCAACGGAAAAGCTGAAACTCCCGCCAGCAGTTCCAGCTTATCTTTTGCTAAGATAACGCCTCGGATTCCTTTTATTCTAAAAGGAATATTAGTGACTCTCCAATTTACTGCTATTTCAGCAATTTTGGGCTTCATTTGGGGGACGATCCTCTCTTTATTTAAGATTTCCACCTTCAAGCCGCTGGTTTGGTTTGCAACAGCCTACACCTCTATCTTCCGAGGCACACCGTTACTATTGCAAATCGCTTTAGTTTATTACGCAACCCCTCAATTGATTGGCTACAATATTCCGGCATTATTAGCCGGTGTCATTACCTTTACTCTCAACTCAGGTGCTTACATTTCTGAGACAATCCGCGGCGGTATTCTTGCAGTTGATAAAGGGCAACAGGAAGCTGCTTTGTCCTTGGGAGTTCCCTACAGACCGATGATGCTGGATATTATCTTGCCACAGGCGATAAAAAACATTTTGCCAGCATTGGTGAATGAGAGTATTGCACTACTGAAAGATTCAGCATTAGTCTCTACAATTGGCGTAACGGATTTGTTACGTCGTGCCCAAATCGTGGGCGCAGAACAATATATCTACTTTGAACCTCTGCTATTTGCAGGCGCGATTTACTATTTAATGGTCATGAGTTTAACATGGGGGGGTTATGTACTCGAACGAAGATTACAACGCAGCAGTTAA
- a CDS encoding adenylate/guanylate cyclase domain-containing protein, which yields MQEEQPSREQLLLEIASLRRELEDLKNKKADLEILLEMTTEHSDTVEAQLHQSNQQLQAEIAERQRTEEALQASQDTLQSLLTILTRDKSDLEILLETTTEHSDTVEAELHNKAEEAVRASERRLAQFLEAVPVGVFVIDASGKSYYANHTAQRILGKGIAPEDTAAQLPERYQAYVAGTHQLYPTAQQPLMLALSGCCSTVDDMEVHQADKIIPIEVWATPIFDEKGEIVYAIAAFQDITQRKQAEADRIKLINQLSQLNIAYERFVPREFLQFLKKETIVDVTLGDQVQQEMSVLFADIRDFTALSEKMTPSDNFKFINAFLSRMEPAITDNHGFIDKYIGDGIMALFSGGADDAIKAAIAMLHNLAEYNQHRVQAGYFPIQIGIGINTGSLMLGTVGGKTRMQGTVISDAVNLAARIEGLTKEYGVSLLISHQTFLQLQNSSDYFIRIIDRVKIKGKSEEVTVYEVFDGDVGELKDAKLSAKTIFEKALLLYKNQKFSDAAQLFQDCLYYNPMDKVAKIYLERCQFSSPTFSLSGD from the coding sequence ATGCAGGAAGAACAACCCTCAAGGGAACAGCTGCTTTTAGAAATCGCAAGTCTGCGTCGGGAACTAGAAGACTTGAAAAACAAAAAGGCTGACTTGGAAATCTTGTTGGAGATGACGACAGAACACTCCGATACGGTTGAAGCTCAGCTGCATCAGTCGAATCAACAACTACAAGCCGAAATTGCCGAACGCCAGCGTACTGAAGAAGCTCTACAAGCTAGTCAAGACACGCTCCAATCGCTTTTGACGATTCTTACTCGAGATAAGAGCGATTTGGAAATTTTGCTAGAGACGACGACGGAACACTCCGATACGGTGGAAGCTGAGTTGCATAACAAGGCAGAGGAGGCAGTGCGTGCCAGCGAGAGAAGATTGGCTCAATTTCTAGAAGCCGTGCCGGTAGGCGTGTTCGTGATTGATGCGAGCGGAAAATCCTACTACGCAAATCATACGGCACAGCGGATACTCGGCAAGGGGATTGCCCCGGAAGACACCGCGGCTCAACTTCCAGAACGTTACCAGGCTTATGTAGCAGGGACACATCAGTTGTACCCGACTGCTCAACAACCGCTCATGCTGGCGTTGAGCGGCTGTTGCTCGACTGTTGATGATATGGAGGTTCACCAAGCAGACAAGATTATCCCAATAGAGGTGTGGGCAACGCCAATTTTTGATGAAAAGGGTGAAATTGTGTACGCGATCGCTGCCTTTCAAGATATTACTCAACGCAAACAGGCAGAAGCAGACCGAATAAAATTGATTAATCAACTTTCTCAACTAAACATCGCCTACGAACGGTTTGTACCCCGTGAATTTCTTCAGTTTTTAAAGAAGGAAACGATTGTCGATGTTACCTTAGGCGACCAAGTACAGCAGGAAATGTCGGTGTTATTTGCCGATATTCGAGACTTTACGGCGCTTTCGGAAAAGATGACACCGTCAGACAATTTTAAATTTATTAATGCCTTTTTGAGCCGCATGGAGCCTGCGATTACCGATAATCATGGCTTTATTGATAAATATATCGGTGATGGGATTATGGCACTGTTTAGCGGCGGTGCAGATGATGCGATTAAAGCAGCGATTGCCATGCTCCATAATCTTGCCGAATATAATCAGCATCGCGTCCAAGCTGGTTATTTCCCAATTCAGATTGGGATTGGTATCAATACAGGCTCTTTGATGTTGGGTACGGTGGGAGGAAAAACCCGGATGCAGGGCACTGTTATCAGCGATGCCGTAAATTTAGCTGCCCGAATTGAAGGATTGACGAAAGAGTATGGAGTATCTTTATTAATCAGTCACCAGACTTTTTTACAGTTACAGAACTCATCTGATTATTTCATCCGCATTATCGACCGGGTGAAAATTAAAGGGAAATCCGAAGAGGTGACTGTTTATGAAGTATTTGACGGAGATGTAGGGGAATTAAAAGATGCTAAATTGAGCGCGAAAACAATCTTTGAAAAAGCTTTGTTACTCTACAAAAACCAAAAATTTAGTGATGCCGCACAACTCTTTCAAGATTGTCTTTACTATAACCCGATGGATAAAGTTGCTAAAATATATTTAGAACGATGTCAATTTTCATCTCCTACTTTCAGCCTAAGTGGTGATTAA
- a CDS encoding DUF6272 family protein has protein sequence MMQIFGDFRNELPSSQEGLTIVFSPTSIPLKQRWRNNGLSADFMADYFATFFPGNKNTTETDPKAEIKSAVSFIANELLENAMKFNDDTSLQPISIRLQMHSDRLVFLATNNINPGAIAKFQTFITELTTSDPSELYLRQLEKNAEDESESESGLGFLTMMNDYQAKLGWKFETIQKEPEAEAIAVTTMVQLAA, from the coding sequence ATGATGCAAATATTTGGAGACTTTAGAAACGAGTTACCGAGCAGTCAGGAAGGCTTAACAATTGTATTTTCGCCTACCTCAATTCCGCTCAAACAGCGCTGGCGCAACAATGGTTTGTCGGCTGATTTTATGGCTGACTATTTTGCAACTTTTTTTCCTGGTAATAAGAATACGACCGAAACCGATCCAAAGGCGGAGATTAAAAGTGCTGTTAGTTTTATCGCCAATGAGTTGCTAGAGAATGCAATGAAATTTAATGATGATACGTCGCTGCAACCGATCAGCATTCGGCTGCAAATGCATAGCGATCGCCTTGTATTTCTCGCCACTAACAATATCAATCCAGGCGCGATCGCTAAGTTTCAGACATTTATCACCGAGTTAACCACCAGCGATCCTAGCGAGTTGTATCTTCGTCAGCTAGAAAAAAATGCAGAAGACGAGAGCGAGAGTGAATCTGGGTTAGGTTTTTTGACAATGATGAACGATTATCAGGCTAAGCTAGGCTGGAAGTTTGAGACTATCCAAAAAGAGCCAGAAGCGGAAGCGATCGCCGTGACCACAATGGTGCAGTTGGCAGCATAG